A stretch of the Streptomyces sp. NBC_01428 genome encodes the following:
- a CDS encoding non-ribosomal peptide synthetase → MNATPTTTRPPAAGKRPDLDILPLTPLQEGMLFHALYDSEGSDVYTVQTSLELSGPLDTTALRTACGALLDRHPALRAGFLQRGSGQAVQIVPRTVDAPWAEDDLSGLPEAEQGPALDRITAEDREQRFNLAAPPLVRFRLLRMTSERHVLLLTNHHILLDGWSLPLVLRDLFELYERFARGDDAAGLAPAPSFRRHLAWLAGQDVTAAEGAWRAALDDLDEPTLVTPGGTPHRAVFPARMVTHLPEELTAQLGRFSRARGLTVNTLVQVAWALLLARVTGRQDVVFGATVAGRPPEVPGVEETVGLFINTVPVRVRLDAAEPLERLLARVQEEQSALLAHHHLGLAAVQRLAGLGDLFDTAVVFENAPFDDASVNRTFGGLRVSILEDTATTGTMHYPLSLVAVPGHRLRLDLSHRDDVFDRPTVEGLARGLERLLGALVATPELPCGRVDALDASEHAGLVASGTGPTVSLPATTLPELFAEQAARTPEATAVVFEGETLTYAELDTRATRLAHALRARGAGPGRVVAVTLPRSLDLIVTLYAVHKAGAAYLPVDPDYPEDRVRYMLDDAAPALVVTPDVHDALIEEAEKAEATGAERQLPRVTPGSPAYMIYTSGSTGRPKGVLVPHEGIVNRLLWMQSAYGLTATDRVLQKTPSSFDVSVWEFFWPLITGATLVVARPEGHKDPAYLADLIQHQDVTTLHFVPSMLESFLHTPGAARCTSLRRVICSGEALPAALADRFHTLFTGSGTELHNLYGPTEASVDVTHRRSAPGVRTASVPIGRPVDNTRVYVLDAGLRPAHPGAPGELYLAGIQLAHGYHGRPELTAERFVADPFGPPGSRMYRTGDIVRWTEDGELLYLRRADDQVKIRGFRIELGEIESVLAGHPAVQSPAVVVREDQPGVKRLVAYVVPADSGRSEHPADCDDAELRAHCAARLPEHMVPQAFVPLERLPLSLSGKLDRKGLPAPAFTAAGGREPEGPVEDLLCGLFAEVLGVPGVGPDDGFFELGGDSILSIQLVARARKAGVVITPRDVFTHRTVAALALVAAPAETAPAAEGDDAGTGPVLPAPITHWLREQGGPVSGFHQSMVVQVPAALREEDLVAALQAVIDRHDALRLRLGSDNDRWTLEVSARGDVRAADCLTRHPVGRADDLRDAVTEQSEVARGTLDPWQGRVLRAVWFDRGETEPGRLLLMVHHLAVDGVSWRILLPDLTAAWQAAADGTSPDAALDPVPTSLRTWSQRLSEAAHDPARIAELPLWKAVSEPDDPPVSDRPLDSTRDIYATRQDLTLTLPAEQTGALLTAVPEAFHAGVDDILLTALALAVAHWRDPAASTSVLVDLEGHGREELTPGVDLSRTVGWFTSLYPVRLDAGPTDWADVWAGGPQLGRAVKSVKEQLRALPDHGIGYGLLRHLNADTGPLLAALRTPQIGFNYLGRFGAGQSADWETAGETDAVTAPADPAMPLPHAVDLNAATEDRPDGPRLVANWSWPSGLFDQDRIRELADTWFRALHALVTHASTDSSGGHTPSDLGVVAITGERLGQDELDALEARWSRQTLTDVLPLSPLQEGLLFHALYDEDMVDVYNVQLSLGFDGPLSPSALRAACQDLVDRHAPLRTTFGTLSSGTPVQTVLRDVEASWTEHDLSWLDEEARRIRRTEILSADRLRRLRVDAPSLARFTLIRETDDHHTLLLTVHHILLDGWSMPILLRDLFALYAARESRADRLPRPLPGPPVRDHLAWHARQDQDTAEKAWREALGGLDGPTLLAPEAARAGTPLLPERITAELTEPETAALTELARAGGLTLNTVMQGAWAQVLAEATGRHDVVFGATVALRPAELPGVENGVGLLITTVPVRVRVGKEDGESPAAFLTRLQDEQSALAPHHHLGLPRLQELAGHGTLFDTSTVFENYPVDSGEIRAGRTRVSGLEGRDAYHFPMSLMGVPGERLYLQLSYRPDLFDRGTAERTMARLREVLATFTGRPDPGQEGPVEAVQTLFAEILDVERVGPDDDFFALGGNSLRALRLAARLRALARSPRLAVRAVFDRPTPRALARHLR, encoded by the coding sequence GTGAACGCGACACCGACCACGACCCGGCCGCCCGCCGCCGGCAAGCGACCCGACCTCGACATCCTGCCGCTGACGCCCCTCCAGGAGGGCATGCTCTTCCACGCGCTCTACGACAGCGAGGGCAGCGACGTGTACACCGTCCAGACCTCGCTGGAGCTGTCCGGGCCGCTCGACACCACCGCGCTGCGGACGGCGTGCGGCGCCCTGCTGGACCGGCATCCCGCGCTGCGGGCCGGATTCCTCCAGCGCGGCAGCGGCCAGGCGGTCCAGATCGTGCCGCGTACCGTCGACGCACCGTGGGCCGAGGACGATCTGAGCGGCCTCCCGGAGGCGGAACAGGGGCCGGCGCTCGACCGGATCACGGCCGAGGACCGGGAGCAACGCTTCAACCTGGCGGCCCCGCCCCTCGTACGGTTCCGCCTGCTGCGCATGACCTCCGAGCGCCATGTTCTGCTGCTGACGAATCATCACATTCTTTTGGACGGGTGGTCGTTGCCGCTGGTCCTGCGTGATCTGTTCGAGCTGTACGAGCGGTTCGCGCGAGGGGACGACGCTGCGGGTCTGGCTCCGGCGCCCTCCTTCCGCCGCCACCTCGCCTGGCTGGCCGGCCAGGACGTGACGGCCGCGGAGGGCGCCTGGCGGGCCGCGCTGGACGACCTGGACGAGCCCACGCTGGTGACGCCGGGCGGGACGCCGCACCGGGCGGTCTTCCCGGCCCGGATGGTGACCCACCTGCCGGAGGAACTGACCGCGCAGTTGGGCCGGTTCTCTCGGGCCCGGGGACTCACGGTCAACACGCTCGTCCAGGTGGCCTGGGCCCTGCTGCTGGCCCGCGTCACCGGCCGGCAGGACGTCGTGTTCGGGGCGACCGTCGCGGGACGGCCCCCGGAGGTGCCCGGCGTCGAGGAGACGGTGGGCCTGTTCATCAACACCGTTCCGGTGCGGGTGCGTCTCGACGCGGCCGAACCGCTGGAACGGCTTCTGGCCCGCGTCCAGGAGGAGCAGTCCGCGCTGCTCGCCCACCACCACCTCGGCCTCGCCGCCGTCCAGCGGCTGGCCGGACTCGGGGATCTCTTCGACACCGCCGTGGTGTTCGAGAACGCGCCGTTCGACGACGCGTCCGTGAACCGGACCTTCGGCGGACTGCGCGTGTCGATCCTGGAGGACACGGCCACCACGGGCACGATGCACTACCCGCTCAGCCTGGTCGCCGTTCCCGGACACCGGCTACGCCTGGATCTGAGCCACCGTGACGACGTCTTCGACCGTCCGACGGTCGAGGGACTGGCCCGGGGTCTCGAACGCCTCCTCGGAGCGCTGGTGGCCACCCCCGAACTGCCCTGCGGCCGGGTCGACGCACTGGACGCGAGCGAACACGCGGGGCTCGTGGCATCCGGGACGGGGCCCACCGTCTCCCTTCCCGCCACCACGCTGCCGGAGCTGTTCGCCGAGCAGGCCGCTCGCACGCCGGAGGCGACCGCCGTGGTCTTCGAGGGCGAGACGCTCACGTACGCCGAACTCGACACCAGGGCAACCCGGTTGGCCCACGCGCTGCGGGCCCGTGGCGCGGGCCCCGGGCGGGTCGTCGCGGTCACCCTGCCGCGCTCTCTGGACCTGATCGTCACGCTGTACGCCGTGCACAAGGCGGGCGCGGCCTACCTGCCGGTCGACCCGGACTATCCCGAGGACCGGGTGCGGTACATGCTCGACGACGCGGCCCCGGCACTCGTCGTCACCCCCGACGTCCACGACGCCCTGATCGAGGAAGCAGAGAAGGCCGAGGCCACGGGAGCCGAAAGGCAACTGCCGCGGGTGACACCCGGCTCCCCCGCCTACATGATCTACACGTCGGGTTCCACCGGCCGGCCGAAGGGTGTGCTCGTCCCGCACGAGGGGATCGTCAACCGCCTGCTGTGGATGCAGTCCGCGTACGGCCTGACGGCAACCGACCGGGTCCTCCAGAAGACCCCGTCCAGCTTCGACGTGTCGGTGTGGGAGTTCTTCTGGCCGCTGATCACCGGGGCCACGCTGGTCGTGGCCCGGCCCGAGGGCCACAAGGACCCGGCGTATCTCGCCGACCTGATACAGCATCAAGATGTCACCACCCTGCACTTCGTGCCGTCCATGCTGGAGTCGTTCCTGCACACACCCGGGGCGGCCCGCTGCACGAGCCTGCGCCGGGTGATCTGCAGCGGTGAGGCACTGCCCGCCGCGCTCGCCGACCGCTTCCACACCCTCTTCACCGGCTCGGGCACCGAACTGCACAACCTGTACGGGCCCACCGAGGCCTCCGTCGACGTCACCCACCGGCGCAGCGCGCCCGGGGTACGGACGGCGTCGGTGCCCATCGGCCGGCCCGTCGACAACACCCGTGTGTACGTCCTCGACGCGGGGCTGCGGCCCGCACACCCGGGCGCCCCCGGCGAGTTGTACCTGGCGGGCATCCAGCTCGCCCACGGCTACCACGGGCGCCCCGAGTTGACGGCCGAACGCTTCGTCGCCGACCCGTTCGGGCCGCCAGGGTCACGGATGTACCGCACGGGCGACATCGTGCGCTGGACCGAGGACGGTGAACTGCTCTATCTGCGGCGCGCCGACGACCAGGTCAAGATCCGCGGCTTCCGCATCGAGCTCGGCGAGATCGAGTCCGTGCTGGCCGGCCACCCGGCCGTGCAGTCCCCGGCGGTCGTGGTCCGGGAGGACCAGCCGGGCGTGAAGCGCCTGGTGGCGTACGTCGTGCCCGCGGACTCGGGACGCTCGGAGCACCCCGCGGACTGCGACGATGCCGAGCTGCGGGCCCACTGCGCCGCACGGCTCCCCGAGCACATGGTGCCGCAGGCGTTCGTCCCGCTGGAGCGGCTGCCCCTGTCGCTCAGCGGGAAGCTGGACCGTAAGGGGCTGCCCGCGCCCGCGTTCACCGCCGCCGGCGGGCGTGAGCCCGAGGGCCCGGTGGAGGACCTGCTCTGTGGGCTCTTCGCCGAGGTGCTCGGTGTGCCGGGGGTCGGTCCGGACGACGGCTTCTTCGAGCTGGGCGGCGACTCGATCCTGTCCATCCAACTCGTCGCCCGGGCCCGCAAGGCAGGCGTGGTGATCACCCCGAGAGACGTGTTCACGCATCGGACGGTGGCCGCCCTCGCACTCGTCGCCGCCCCGGCGGAGACCGCACCGGCCGCCGAGGGCGACGACGCGGGCACCGGTCCGGTGCTCCCTGCTCCGATCACGCACTGGCTGCGCGAACAGGGCGGCCCCGTCTCGGGCTTCCACCAGTCGATGGTCGTACAGGTGCCGGCCGCGCTGCGCGAGGAGGACCTGGTCGCCGCGCTCCAGGCGGTCATCGACCGGCACGACGCACTGCGCCTGCGGCTGGGCAGCGACAACGACCGCTGGACGTTGGAGGTTTCGGCCCGTGGGGACGTGCGAGCCGCCGACTGCCTCACGCGCCACCCCGTCGGCAGAGCCGACGACCTTCGGGACGCCGTGACCGAGCAGTCGGAGGTGGCCCGGGGCACTCTGGACCCCTGGCAGGGCCGTGTGCTGCGGGCTGTCTGGTTCGACCGCGGTGAAACGGAACCGGGCCGACTGCTCCTGATGGTGCATCACCTCGCCGTGGACGGCGTCTCCTGGCGCATCCTGCTGCCCGACCTCACGGCGGCCTGGCAGGCCGCGGCCGACGGCACCTCCCCTGACGCCGCACTCGACCCGGTGCCGACCTCGCTGCGCACGTGGTCTCAGCGGCTGTCCGAAGCGGCCCACGACCCGGCGCGCATCGCCGAACTCCCCCTGTGGAAAGCCGTGTCGGAACCCGACGACCCGCCCGTCTCCGACCGCCCCCTCGACTCGACCCGCGACATCTATGCCACCCGCCAGGATCTGACGCTGACGCTCCCCGCCGAACAGACGGGCGCCCTGCTGACAGCCGTGCCCGAGGCCTTTCACGCCGGCGTCGACGACATCCTGCTCACGGCGCTCGCGTTGGCCGTGGCGCACTGGCGCGATCCGGCGGCGAGCACGTCAGTCCTTGTCGACCTGGAGGGCCACGGCCGTGAGGAACTCACCCCCGGCGTCGACCTCTCCCGCACGGTGGGCTGGTTCACCAGCCTGTATCCCGTGCGCCTGGACGCCGGGCCCACGGACTGGGCGGACGTGTGGGCAGGCGGTCCGCAGCTCGGGCGCGCGGTGAAGAGCGTCAAGGAACAGCTGCGTGCCCTGCCGGACCACGGGATCGGATACGGCCTCCTGCGCCACCTCAACGCCGATACAGGCCCACTCCTCGCGGCGCTCCGCACTCCCCAGATCGGCTTCAACTATCTGGGCCGGTTCGGGGCCGGGCAGTCGGCCGACTGGGAGACGGCCGGCGAGACCGACGCCGTGACGGCACCGGCCGACCCGGCGATGCCGCTGCCGCACGCGGTGGACCTCAACGCCGCGACCGAGGACCGCCCCGACGGACCCCGTCTGGTCGCCAACTGGTCATGGCCATCCGGCCTGTTCGACCAGGACCGAATACGCGAACTCGCCGACACCTGGTTCCGGGCCCTGCACGCGCTCGTCACCCATGCGAGCACCGACAGCTCGGGCGGGCACACGCCCTCCGACCTCGGAGTCGTGGCCATCACCGGTGAGCGACTGGGCCAGGACGAACTCGACGCGCTCGAAGCACGGTGGTCGCGTCAGACCCTGACCGACGTCCTGCCTCTGTCCCCGCTCCAGGAAGGGCTGTTGTTCCACGCCCTGTACGACGAGGACATGGTCGACGTCTACAACGTCCAGCTCTCCCTCGGATTCGACGGACCGCTCTCCCCGTCCGCCCTGCGCGCAGCCTGCCAGGACCTGGTCGACCGGCACGCCCCGCTGCGCACGACCTTCGGCACCCTGTCCTCCGGCACCCCGGTCCAGACCGTGTTGAGGGACGTCGAGGCGTCCTGGACCGAGCACGACCTGAGCTGGCTGGACGAGGAGGCGCGGCGGATCCGCCGTACGGAGATCCTGTCCGCGGACAGGCTGCGCCGGCTTCGCGTGGACGCACCCTCCCTCGCCCGGTTCACGCTCATCCGGGAGACGGACGATCACCACACGCTCTTGCTGACGGTGCATCACATCCTGTTGGACGGCTGGTCGATGCCGATCCTGCTGCGCGACCTCTTCGCCCTCTACGCGGCACGCGAGAGCCGCGCCGACCGTCTGCCGAGGCCCCTGCCCGGGCCCCCCGTCCGGGACCACCTCGCGTGGCACGCCCGCCAGGACCAGGACACCGCCGAGAAGGCGTGGCGGGAGGCGCTCGGCGGGCTCGACGGACCCACGCTCCTGGCGCCGGAAGCCGCGCGGGCGGGCACACCACTGTTGCCCGAACGGATCACCGCGGAGCTGACCGAGCCGGAGACGGCAGCACTGACCGAGCTGGCCCGGGCCGGCGGCCTCACCCTCAACACCGTCATGCAGGGGGCCTGGGCGCAGGTCCTTGCCGAGGCGACCGGGCGGCACGACGTCGTCTTCGGCGCCACGGTCGCCCTCCGTCCCGCCGAGCTGCCCGGTGTGGAGAACGGCGTCGGACTCCTCATCACGACCGTGCCGGTGCGCGTACGGGTGGGCAAGGAGGACGGGGAGTCACCGGCCGCGTTCCTGACCCGCCTCCAGGACGAGCAGTCCGCTCTCGCGCCCCATCATCATCTCGGCCTGCCCCGCCTCCAGGAACTGGCGGGCCACGGAACGCTCTTCGACACCTCGACCGTCTTCGAGAACTACCCCGTCGACTCCGGCGAGATCAGGGCGGGACGCACCCGCGTCTCCGGTCTCGAAGGCCGCGACGCCTACCACTTCCCGATGAGCCTCATGGGCGTGCCCGGCGAGCGTCTCTACCTCCAACTGAGCTACCGGCCCGACCTGTTCGACCGTGGCACCGCCGAGCGCACCATGGCCCGGCTGCGTGAGGTACTCGCCACGTTCACGGGCCGGCCCGATCCCGGTCAGGAGGGTCCCGTGGAAGCCGTACAGACCCTGTTCGCCGAGATCCTCGACGTCGAACGCGTGGGTCCCGACGACGACTTCTTCGCGCTCGGCGGCAACTCCCTGCGGGCACTGCGCCTCGCGGCACGTCTGCGCGCCCTCGCTCGCTCACCACGCCTCGCGGTACGAGCGGTGTTCGATCGACCCACACCACGGGCTCTGGCACGTCACCTGCGCTGA